From Candidatus Binatia bacterium, one genomic window encodes:
- the dcd gene encoding dCTP deaminase yields the protein MILTRDEILAEIDAGRVVVEPLNRDHVGPASIDLHLDDEIRILDGGPPVIDVNDDADYRDFSRSEKMSGPYTLAPGETIHGITRERITLPGNIAGWLEGRSRFARLGLMIHVTAGFLSPGISNRQVLEISNLAGRPLSIHAGTRLCQIILQRCEGSAIYKGRFANQERP from the coding sequence ATGATCCTCACCCGCGACGAGATCCTGGCCGAGATCGACGCGGGACGTGTCGTGGTCGAGCCTCTGAACCGCGACCACGTCGGCCCGGCCTCGATCGATCTGCATCTCGACGACGAGATCCGAATCCTCGACGGCGGCCCGCCCGTCATCGACGTCAACGACGACGCCGACTACCGCGACTTCAGCCGCTCCGAGAAGATGAGCGGCCCCTACACGCTGGCCCCCGGCGAGACGATCCACGGCATCACGCGTGAGCGAATCACCCTGCCCGGGAACATCGCGGGCTGGCTCGAAGGTCGGTCCCGCTTCGCACGACTCGGACTGATGATTCACGTCACGGCCGGCTTCCTGAGCCCGGGCATCAGCAACCGCCAGGTGCTCGAGATCTCCAATCTCGCGGGACGGCCGCTGTCGATCCACGCCGGAACCCGGCTCTGCCAGATCATCCTGCAGCGGTGCGAGGGCTCGGCGATCTACAAAGGGCGCTTCGCCAACCAAGAGCGGCCGTAG
- a CDS encoding agmatine deiminase family protein: MTDEMAADTPRGLGYRWPAEWEPHDATWLAWPHKEDSWPGKMGRIPPVFVEMVRALVTGEDVRILVRSDREGHAVRERLLTASVDCARVEFLAVPTDDAWIRDHGPVFVTHPDQPAAVVDWDYNAWGGKYPPWDLDVRVASKVATHLGLRRFDAGMILEGGSIDGDGEGTILTTESCLLHPNRNPALDREAIEDRLRVHLGAEKILWLGDGIVGDDTDGHVDDLTRFVGPGTVVTVVEEDESDANFEALSNNRHRLESMTDARGRRLTVTALPMPRAVFEGEDRLPASYANFYIGNAVVLVPTFGDPADERALEIFTACFPSRRIVGIDARDLVWGLGAFHCLTQQQPA, from the coding sequence GGGCTATCGATGGCCGGCGGAGTGGGAGCCCCACGACGCGACCTGGCTCGCCTGGCCGCACAAGGAAGACTCGTGGCCCGGAAAGATGGGTCGCATCCCGCCGGTGTTCGTCGAGATGGTGCGCGCGCTCGTTACCGGGGAGGACGTCCGCATTCTCGTGCGGTCCGACCGTGAGGGCCACGCAGTCCGGGAAAGGCTTCTCACGGCGTCGGTCGATTGCGCACGTGTGGAGTTCCTCGCCGTCCCTACAGATGATGCTTGGATACGGGATCACGGTCCGGTGTTCGTCACGCATCCCGACCAGCCGGCCGCCGTCGTCGATTGGGACTACAACGCCTGGGGAGGGAAGTATCCGCCGTGGGACCTCGACGTCCGCGTTGCGTCCAAAGTCGCCACGCACCTGGGCCTCCGCCGGTTCGACGCGGGCATGATCCTGGAGGGCGGTTCGATCGATGGCGACGGGGAAGGGACGATCCTCACGACAGAGTCCTGTCTGCTCCACCCGAACCGCAATCCGGCCCTCGACCGAGAGGCGATCGAGGACCGACTCCGTGTGCACCTCGGGGCCGAGAAGATCCTCTGGCTCGGAGACGGAATCGTCGGTGACGACACCGACGGCCATGTCGACGACCTCACCCGCTTCGTGGGGCCCGGGACGGTCGTGACGGTCGTGGAAGAGGACGAATCGGACGCGAACTTCGAAGCGTTGTCGAACAACCGCCACCGCCTCGAGTCGATGACGGATGCCCGAGGCCGCCGGCTCACCGTGACGGCCCTCCCGATGCCACGAGCGGTATTCGAAGGGGAGGACCGGCTGCCGGCGAGCTACGCGAACTTCTACATCGGAAACGCGGTCGTTCTCGTCCCGACGTTCGGTGACCCTGCCGACGAGCGCGCGCTCGAGATTTTCACGGCCTGCTTCCCATCGCGTCGGATCGTTGGGATTGATGCGCGCGATCTCGTGTGGGGCCTGGGCGCGTTCCACTGCCTGACGCAGCAACAGCCTGCGTGA
- a CDS encoding GFA family protein — MGEPVSCEGGCHCGAVRFRVRFERYEALQCNCSMCSRKGFLHLIVPPEDFELLGGADDLVTYSFNTHIAKHRFCRIHPFHEPRSHPDQIDVNIHCLDEPPLDRFAVEKFDGRRWEDNVEQIRSSGD; from the coding sequence ATGGGCGAGCCGGTCTCCTGCGAGGGTGGGTGCCACTGTGGTGCCGTCAGATTTCGCGTCCGCTTCGAGCGGTACGAAGCGCTGCAGTGCAACTGCTCGATGTGTTCGCGAAAGGGGTTCCTTCACCTGATCGTGCCGCCGGAGGATTTCGAATTGCTGGGCGGTGCGGACGATCTCGTGACCTACTCGTTCAATACGCACATCGCGAAGCATCGGTTCTGCCGCATCCATCCCTTCCACGAGCCGCGCTCGCACCCCGATCAAATCGACGTGAACATCCATTGTCTGGATGAGCCGCCGCTCGACCGGTTCGCGGTCGAGAAATTCGACGGGCGTCGCTGGGAAGACAACGTCGAGCAGATCCGCTCGTCGGGAGATTGA
- a CDS encoding class I SAM-dependent methyltransferase: MGLYDRWILPRVLDFAMRQPPIPKQREKVVPLAEGHVLEIGIGSGLNLAYYDQSKVTKLWGLDPSMELRKKAVERSAESGMEVEFIGLSGEDIPLESGSADTVLTTFTLCTIPDAGAALKEMYRVLRPGGQLLFAEHGRAPDQDVVRWQDRINPVWQHVAGGCNLNRKIDVLVEEAGFTVRDLEQSYLPGPRPWTYNYWGAGVRAA; encoded by the coding sequence ATGGGTCTTTACGATCGCTGGATCCTTCCGAGGGTCCTGGACTTCGCCATGCGCCAGCCGCCGATTCCGAAGCAGCGGGAGAAGGTCGTGCCTCTCGCGGAGGGCCACGTCCTGGAGATTGGGATTGGCTCTGGGTTGAATCTCGCGTACTACGACCAGAGCAAGGTGACGAAGCTGTGGGGGTTGGATCCGTCCATGGAACTTCGGAAGAAGGCGGTCGAGCGCTCGGCTGAGTCCGGGATGGAAGTCGAGTTCATCGGTTTGTCGGGCGAGGACATCCCACTTGAGTCCGGTTCCGCCGACACCGTGCTCACCACGTTCACGCTGTGCACGATTCCCGACGCTGGCGCCGCGTTGAAGGAGATGTATCGGGTCCTCCGCCCCGGGGGGCAGCTGTTGTTCGCCGAGCACGGGCGCGCACCCGATCAAGACGTCGTTCGCTGGCAGGACCGGATCAACCCGGTCTGGCAGCACGTGGCCGGTGGCTGTAACTTGAACCGAAAGATCGACGTGTTGGTCGAGGAGGCCGGTTTCACGGTGCGGGATCTGGAGCAGTCGTATCTCCCGGGCCCCCGCCCGTGGACCTACAACTACTGGGGCGCCGGCGTTCGCGCCGCGTAA
- a CDS encoding TIGR04282 family arsenosugar biosynthesis glycosyltransferase, whose protein sequence is MASVGGRDSLVVFARYPSPGKVKTRLAAGIGEDRAARLYDGFVRDLAGRFAAAGPELSWGVAPPDPGFAEHFGVPPETCFVQEGDDLGARMLSALEGALCEEGSRCVLIGSDVPHLPAERVAQAFFELESADMVLGPALDGGYYLIGMGQPHDVFSGMTWSVDSVRAETQARAAARGLSVALLDEEFDVDEIEDLDRLRARLAAGGPPCPATTRILAELARP, encoded by the coding sequence ATGGCGTCTGTGGGTGGACGAGACTCGCTCGTGGTCTTTGCTCGGTATCCGAGCCCGGGGAAGGTGAAGACGCGGCTGGCGGCCGGCATCGGAGAGGATCGCGCGGCGCGGCTCTACGACGGGTTCGTTCGCGATCTCGCCGGGCGCTTCGCGGCTGCCGGCCCCGAGCTGTCGTGGGGGGTCGCGCCGCCCGATCCCGGGTTTGCAGAGCATTTCGGGGTCCCGCCTGAGACTTGTTTCGTGCAGGAGGGAGACGACCTCGGTGCGCGGATGCTCTCCGCGCTCGAAGGAGCGCTCTGCGAGGAAGGGTCACGCTGCGTGCTGATCGGATCGGATGTCCCGCACCTGCCTGCCGAGCGCGTCGCGCAGGCGTTCTTTGAATTGGAGTCGGCCGACATGGTGCTCGGCCCTGCTCTCGACGGTGGCTACTACCTGATCGGGATGGGGCAGCCCCATGATGTGTTCTCGGGGATGACGTGGAGTGTGGACTCGGTTCGGGCCGAGACGCAGGCGCGGGCCGCCGCTCGAGGGCTCTCCGTCGCGCTTCTGGATGAGGAGTTCGACGTGGACGAGATCGAGGACCTCGATCGGCTTCGTGCGCGGCTCGCCGCGGGCGGCCCGCCCTGCCCGGCGACGACCCGCATCCTCGCCGAGCTTGCACGCCCGTAG
- a CDS encoding MFS transporter — protein MKPAPLSLPTLIAFASPAAPISALGLPLIVYLPPFYADDMGIGLSLVGTVFMITRFWDVLTDPLLGVLSDRVRTRFGRRRPWIVASVPIVLVAVWQIFAPDPPISWLYLLGWMIFLYVGWTLLTISHMSWGAELTPDYDERSRVQAAREIALLLGVIAVLALPAILEQVDPTSTRAGRVAAMGWFIIVCLPITVAWAVSKVPEREAPEAPSLGWRRASALLAGNAALRRVLIMDALSGIGGGIISALFLFLADDYLQLPKSASFLLLVYFISGVTFIAPIVRLSYRLGKHRTLALSSLFTTISIPLILLIPTAQVLPAIGFCLLVGINLGAAPFLFRSIMADVADQDRVESGAQRTGLYYSLLTMTNKVGYAVSIGIVYPLLEWIGYTPGAENSPEAIAGLVGMFVWPPCLIFACVAGLMWNFPLDREKQATLRREIELQEQAAS, from the coding sequence ATGAAGCCCGCCCCGCTCTCGCTCCCCACATTGATCGCCTTCGCCTCGCCCGCGGCTCCGATCTCCGCCCTCGGGCTTCCGTTGATCGTCTACCTGCCGCCGTTCTACGCAGACGACATGGGCATCGGGCTGAGCCTGGTCGGCACCGTCTTCATGATCACCCGGTTCTGGGACGTCTTGACGGACCCGCTGCTCGGCGTACTCTCCGACCGTGTCCGGACACGCTTCGGACGACGACGCCCGTGGATCGTGGCATCCGTCCCGATCGTCCTGGTCGCCGTCTGGCAGATCTTCGCTCCTGACCCACCGATCAGCTGGCTCTACCTCCTGGGGTGGATGATCTTCCTCTACGTCGGATGGACCCTCCTCACGATCTCCCACATGTCGTGGGGCGCCGAACTCACTCCCGACTACGACGAACGATCGCGCGTGCAAGCCGCGCGCGAGATCGCACTGCTTCTCGGAGTGATCGCTGTCCTCGCGCTCCCCGCAATTCTGGAGCAGGTAGACCCGACGTCGACGCGCGCCGGGCGGGTCGCGGCGATGGGGTGGTTCATCATCGTGTGCCTGCCGATCACCGTGGCGTGGGCCGTCTCGAAGGTTCCGGAACGAGAGGCACCGGAGGCACCTTCGCTCGGATGGCGGCGGGCATCGGCCCTCCTTGCGGGAAACGCGGCCCTTCGCCGCGTGCTCATCATGGATGCGCTCTCAGGCATCGGCGGCGGCATCATCTCCGCGCTCTTCCTGTTTCTCGCGGACGACTACCTTCAGCTCCCCAAGTCCGCGAGCTTCCTGCTGCTCGTGTACTTCATCTCGGGCGTCACGTTCATCGCCCCGATCGTTCGACTGAGCTACCGCCTCGGCAAGCACCGCACACTGGCGCTCTCGTCCCTGTTCACGACGATCTCGATCCCGCTCATCCTGCTGATCCCGACGGCACAGGTCCTCCCCGCCATCGGCTTCTGCCTGCTCGTCGGAATCAATCTCGGCGCCGCTCCGTTCCTGTTCCGCTCCATCATGGCCGACGTCGCCGACCAGGACCGCGTCGAGTCCGGAGCGCAGCGCACCGGGCTGTACTACTCGCTCCTCACGATGACGAACAAAGTCGGCTACGCCGTCTCGATCGGCATCGTATACCCGCTGCTGGAGTGGATCGGATACACACCGGGCGCCGAGAACTCCCCCGAAGCGATCGCCGGGTTGGTCGGAATGTTCGTGTGGCCTCCGTGCCTGATCTTCGCGTGCGTCGCGGGGCTGATGTGGAACTTCCCTCTCGATCGCGAAAAGCAGGCGACTCTGCGGCGCGAAATCGAACTGCAGGAGCAGGCCGCGAGCTAG
- a CDS encoding iron-containing redox enzyme family protein — translation MSDREWKDVRGSGAECTGDLPVDEFMAGLEALQAEVATAKNQVWPRVADGTLSEELLKRLCKEYYFLGKWYTCEFGSLVANAPDVDALGLGSSEHFLHWAQNLADEMGFAGDRNHVDMKVDWARMLKISEDELVSYRAMPETIGSVFTSLYYMRRTYEEGLAAFGWAGERFAASTNYAKMMYEGMRDHYGIEVENFKVHAYAEEDHGRQADFLLRQVAGSAGQQRRIRHAIEHVLICRNARTEALNRWLDEPGAIRRKVA, via the coding sequence ATGAGTGACCGCGAGTGGAAGGACGTTCGAGGAAGTGGTGCCGAATGTACCGGGGATCTCCCGGTCGACGAGTTCATGGCCGGACTCGAGGCGCTTCAGGCAGAAGTTGCGACTGCGAAGAACCAGGTCTGGCCGCGCGTCGCCGACGGCACCCTGTCCGAAGAGTTGCTGAAGCGGCTTTGCAAGGAGTACTACTTCCTCGGCAAGTGGTACACCTGCGAGTTCGGGTCGCTCGTTGCGAATGCGCCGGACGTCGACGCACTCGGGCTGGGCTCGAGCGAGCACTTTTTGCACTGGGCGCAGAATCTCGCGGATGAGATGGGCTTCGCCGGTGATCGGAACCACGTCGACATGAAGGTCGACTGGGCCCGGATGCTGAAGATCTCGGAAGACGAACTCGTTTCCTATCGGGCGATGCCCGAGACGATCGGGTCGGTCTTCACGAGCCTCTACTACATGCGTCGGACCTACGAAGAAGGGCTCGCCGCCTTCGGGTGGGCCGGGGAGCGGTTCGCCGCTTCGACGAACTACGCGAAGATGATGTACGAGGGGATGCGGGACCACTACGGAATCGAGGTCGAGAACTTCAAGGTCCACGCGTACGCCGAGGAAGACCATGGCCGTCAGGCAGACTTTCTGCTTCGGCAGGTCGCCGGCTCTGCCGGGCAGCAGCGGCGCATCCGTCACGCGATCGAACACGTGCTGATCTGTCGGAACGCACGGACCGAAGCGCTCAATCGCTGGCTGGACGAACCGGGTGCCATCCGCCGCAAGGTCGCCTGA
- a CDS encoding glycosyl hydrolase-related protein, whose translation MHCTLVSHTHWDREWYRTFQNFRARLVDAIDRVLDMAAEDPEFRFLLDGQTIVLEDYLEIRPDRREELERACRERRIAIGPWYVQPDSLLPAGETHVRNLLEGRRVGRAFGGVSQIAYTPDSFGHPAQFPQIFAGFGLDLFTYWRGNGSEIDDLPAEYRWEAPDGTSVLAHHLGEGYFGACGLPEDPIAAAVFLRGVSDELVKRTTNDRVLLMNGIDHAIPGPGVGTVLEVLRRSTGWTVKRGVLEDFAEGLSPDAPTYRGELVGGRIANLLPGVWSARMPLKLRNREAEAVLLGWAEPWAALAARSGLRDDRPALRTAWRSLLCNQAHDSICGCSQDRVHDQGEARYDVAIELGTETATRCLERLAGLDTTRSQPWDADLDVAVFNPSPHPRTDVVRFPLEAAAWVEFRGDVERSMQVHPLLGATVQAKGYTADGVAARLVRETGSPRLRLQPDQAPLYVETIVRDVPAFGWRRVRLERTEAHPDEEDDGREISNEDVSVAVAPDGTLDVRLGEQLFRGLCGLEDVGDRGDTYDFDPVPGLSEPRLESLLVSRRRHPGGMQTLRVERVFSTPDCLDPDRRHRSVVRTKSRVVIEACIADGLSRVDLEVLVDNQARDHRLRLLFPTGDKGGDALAATTSDIARRAAQVADATGWMHRAPTTFCQQGFVRGGGLTVGAPGLPEAEWNEDGVIALTLVRSVGWLALMDLESRPIPAGPVVETPGAQCLAPFQTRITLLGTLDPAAVREFELGFMAVPAGDAPLVDSQRSLFEMDSRTVLLETLKPAEEGEGVVVRLLNPTDREESVCLRTAFGAEKATPVRLDEEVCGESVSIDGGTLRTTVPAHALRTFRLD comes from the coding sequence ATGCACTGCACACTCGTTTCGCATACGCACTGGGACCGGGAGTGGTACCGGACATTCCAGAACTTTCGCGCGCGCCTGGTCGATGCGATCGATCGCGTACTCGACATGGCGGCGGAGGATCCGGAGTTTCGGTTTCTGCTGGATGGCCAGACGATCGTACTCGAAGACTACCTCGAGATTCGGCCGGACCGTCGTGAGGAACTCGAGCGCGCGTGTCGCGAGCGTCGCATCGCGATCGGGCCCTGGTACGTGCAGCCCGACTCGCTCTTGCCGGCGGGTGAGACGCACGTGCGCAATCTTCTCGAGGGGCGTCGGGTCGGCCGCGCCTTCGGGGGCGTGTCACAGATCGCGTACACGCCGGATTCGTTCGGGCACCCGGCTCAGTTCCCGCAGATCTTCGCCGGGTTCGGTCTCGATCTCTTCACGTACTGGCGCGGCAATGGCTCTGAGATCGACGACTTGCCTGCGGAGTACCGATGGGAGGCGCCCGACGGAACGTCGGTCCTCGCGCATCACCTGGGCGAGGGTTACTTCGGCGCCTGCGGCCTGCCCGAAGATCCGATCGCCGCCGCGGTATTCCTGCGGGGAGTGTCCGACGAACTCGTGAAGCGGACGACCAACGACCGTGTCCTGCTCATGAACGGCATCGACCATGCGATTCCCGGCCCGGGCGTGGGGACGGTTCTCGAGGTTCTGAGACGATCGACGGGTTGGACGGTCAAGCGCGGCGTTCTGGAGGATTTCGCTGAGGGATTATCGCCCGACGCGCCGACGTATCGTGGCGAGCTCGTCGGCGGTCGTATCGCCAATCTTCTCCCGGGCGTCTGGTCGGCTCGCATGCCTCTCAAGCTCCGCAACCGAGAGGCCGAGGCCGTGCTGCTCGGATGGGCCGAGCCCTGGGCCGCGCTCGCCGCACGCTCGGGCCTCCGCGATGATCGTCCAGCGCTCCGCACCGCGTGGCGCTCGCTGTTGTGCAACCAGGCTCACGATTCGATCTGTGGTTGCTCGCAGGACCGTGTGCACGACCAGGGCGAGGCGCGCTACGATGTTGCGATAGAGCTTGGCACGGAGACGGCCACACGGTGCTTGGAGCGGCTCGCCGGCTTGGACACTACACGGAGTCAGCCGTGGGATGCCGACCTCGACGTCGCGGTGTTCAACCCGTCCCCGCACCCGCGAACCGACGTCGTTCGGTTCCCCTTGGAGGCGGCGGCCTGGGTCGAGTTCCGGGGGGACGTCGAGCGCTCCATGCAGGTGCATCCGTTGCTCGGCGCCACGGTCCAGGCGAAGGGCTACACGGCGGACGGCGTTGCGGCGCGTCTCGTTCGCGAGACGGGCTCCCCGCGCTTGCGGCTCCAGCCGGATCAGGCGCCGCTCTATGTCGAGACGATCGTCCGAGACGTCCCGGCCTTCGGTTGGCGTCGGGTGCGACTTGAGCGCACAGAGGCGCATCCCGACGAAGAAGATGACGGCCGCGAGATCTCGAACGAGGACGTGTCGGTTGCGGTCGCACCCGACGGGACGCTCGACGTTCGGCTCGGCGAGCAACTGTTTCGTGGACTGTGCGGGCTCGAAGACGTCGGCGATCGCGGCGACACCTACGACTTCGATCCGGTCCCGGGTCTGTCGGAACCGCGGCTGGAGTCTCTCCTCGTCTCCCGTCGGCGTCATCCCGGTGGGATGCAAACCCTGCGGGTCGAGCGCGTGTTCTCGACGCCCGACTGCCTCGATCCGGACCGTCGCCACCGAAGCGTCGTGAGGACGAAGTCGCGCGTCGTCATCGAGGCGTGCATTGCGGACGGGCTCTCGCGCGTCGACCTCGAAGTTCTGGTCGACAACCAGGCGCGCGACCACCGTCTCCGCCTCCTGTTCCCGACTGGAGACAAGGGCGGCGACGCGTTGGCTGCTACGACGAGTGACATCGCGCGCCGAGCCGCGCAGGTGGCTGACGCGACGGGTTGGATGCATCGCGCGCCGACGACCTTTTGTCAGCAGGGTTTCGTTCGCGGGGGTGGCCTGACGGTGGGCGCCCCCGGACTGCCGGAGGCGGAGTGGAACGAGGACGGGGTGATTGCCCTGACGCTGGTGCGATCCGTCGGCTGGCTCGCACTCATGGACCTCGAGAGCAGGCCGATCCCGGCGGGGCCGGTGGTGGAGACCCCGGGCGCGCAGTGCCTCGCGCCGTTCCAGACACGCATCACGTTGCTCGGCACGCTCGACCCCGCCGCCGTGCGGGAATTCGAACTCGGATTCATGGCCGTGCCCGCAGGAGACGCGCCCCTGGTCGACAGCCAGCGCTCGCTATTCGAGATGGATTCGCGGACCGTGCTCCTCGAGACCTTGAAGCCGGCCGAAGAGGGGGAGGGCGTCGTGGTGCGGCTGCTCAACCCGACCGATCGAGAGGAATCGGTCTGTCTTCGGACCGCGTTTGGTGCGGAGAAGGCGACTCCGGTGCGCTTGGACGAAGAAGTCTGCGGGGAGTCCGTCTCGATCGATGGCGGTACGCTTCGAACGACGGTGCCCGCGCACGCCCTCCGCACGTTCCGCCTCGACTAG
- the efp gene encoding elongation factor P, translated as MISTSDLKRGLRILIDGDPYTVTDVHVQSPSARGASSLSKVKVRNLRSGGVADKTFRGGDKIEVPNLEMRSVQFLYSDGSDFHFMDVESYEQFSLTGEDLGDTTGYLKEGLEGLRSVVFNEQVISIDLPMTVVLQVTETAPAIKGATAQAQTKPATLETGLEIQVPAYLENEELVQVDTRDARFISRAKG; from the coding sequence ATGATCTCGACGAGTGACCTGAAGCGCGGACTGCGCATCCTGATCGACGGAGACCCGTACACGGTCACGGACGTGCACGTGCAATCCCCGTCGGCGCGCGGCGCGAGCTCCCTCTCGAAGGTGAAGGTGCGCAACCTGCGAAGTGGCGGCGTCGCCGACAAGACGTTCCGCGGCGGCGACAAGATCGAGGTACCGAACCTCGAAATGCGATCCGTCCAGTTCCTTTACAGCGACGGCTCGGACTTCCATTTCATGGACGTCGAATCGTACGAGCAGTTCTCGCTCACCGGCGAGGATCTCGGGGACACTACCGGATACCTGAAAGAGGGCCTCGAGGGGCTCCGCTCCGTCGTCTTCAACGAGCAGGTGATTTCGATCGACCTACCGATGACAGTGGTGCTGCAGGTGACCGAAACCGCGCCCGCGATCAAAGGTGCGACGGCCCAAGCGCAGACCAAGCCCGCCACCCTGGAAACCGGCCTCGAGATCCAGGTTCCGGCCTACCTCGAGAACGAGGAACTAGTTCAGGTCGACACTCGCGACGCACGATTCATCAGCCGGGCGAAGGGCTGA